A window of Komagataella phaffii GS115 chromosome 1, complete sequence contains these coding sequences:
- a CDS encoding Core component of the signal recognition particle (SRP) ribonucleoprotein (RNP) complex, with the protein MAEKLIGRKIKPSRTPISFKMSSLSELVSELAIHSEKRQYKEAYEKAKRIIDLGHPLDLDTLKLGLVASINLDQYHNAGRLISKSKDHIVYDGMKEFLLLIGYVYYKNGDSKNFETLLKDSAFQGRAFEHLKAQYYYKIGENEKALKIYRELSKNPLDEVVDLSVNERAVISQLLELDGVVEQPVSRPIDDSYDCKFNDALYQVKIGDYESALDLLEEAKAICEENTKDLPLDTREAEIVPILLQIAYVKQLKGKKEESLTALRSLSKPKDSLLDLIYRNNLLSLRIDEYGRNDTNFHILYRELGFPNSIDINKDKLTVSQRVALTRNESLLALELGKIPSQSDLKLFYDATSEFLDLNTKLEASMIYNYFMRRPGQQEVPNALLTAQLAINVGNINNARTVLETVVSNDEKNLLEPSIVVSLYLIYDKLQSGRLQVELLKKVADLLLESEISSTQQRKFFKDIAFKTLNHDAVLANRLFEKLHSIYPNDELVSTYLNSSSNASNNNTTTTNFSELDDLVLGIDTDKLISEGFDTFESSKRPTTIISSTNKKRRTRLKPKHEAKEKYKRLDEERWLPLKDRSYYRPKKGKKIRNTTQGTVTSNTSEISGLKKTLPKKSSKKKGRK; encoded by the coding sequence ATGGCAGAAAAACTGATCGGACGAAAAATCAAACCCTCCAGGACTCCCATTTCATTCAAGATGTCGTCTCTTTCAGAGCTGGTATCGGAATTGGCAATCCATTCTGAGAAGAGGCAGTACAAAGAAGCATATGAGAAAGCAAAGCGCATTATAGATTTGGGCCACCCTCTTGACCTTGACACATTGAAGCTAGGTTTGGTGGCTTCGATCAACCTGGACCAATATCACAACGCAGGTCGCCTCATATCAAAAAGTAAGGATCATATCGTATATGATGGAATGAAGGAATTCTTGCTATTAATTGGATATGTGTACTACAAGAACGGAGACTcgaagaattttgaaactctACTAAAGGATTCAGCTTTCCAAGGAAGAGCATTTGAACACCTCAAAGCCCAATACTATTACAAGATCGGGGAGAACGAAAAGGCACTCAAGATTTACCGAGAGCTATCTAAGAACCCATTGGATGAAGTTGTAGACTTGAGTGTCAATGAAAGAGCTGTCATTAGCCAGcttttggaattggatGGTGTCGTTGAACAGCCTGTATCTCGACCAATAGACGACTCATACGATTGCAAATTCAACGATGCCCTTTACCAGGTAAAGATTGGTGACTATGAATCTGCATTGGatctcttggaagaagcCAAAGCCATATGTGAAGAAAATACAAAAGATCTGCCTTTGGACACACGAGAAGCAGAGATTGTTCCTATTCTGTTACAAATTGCTTACGTCAAACAACTTAAGGGtaaaaaggaagaatcCTTGACTGCGCTGAGAAGTCTTTCTAAACCAAAGGACTCTCTTTTAGATCTTATTTACAGAAATAACTTACTGTCATTAAGGATTGATGAATACGGAAGAAATGATACCAACTTTCATATTCTTTATCGTGAGTTAGGATTCCCTAATTCGATAGACATTAATAAAGACAAGTTGACAGTGTCCCAAAGGGTTGCGTTGACCAGAAATGAATCATTATTGGCACTCGAGCTTGGAAAGATCCCATCTCAAAGTGATCTCAAGCTCTTTTATGATGCTACTTCGGAATTTTTAGATTTGAACACCAAGCTAGAAGCCTCAATGATTTATAATTATTTCATGAGACGCCCTGGCCAGCAAGAGGTTCCAAATGCTCTTTTAACTGCACAGCTGGCTATCAACGTTGGTAACATCAATAATGCAAGAActgttcttgaaactgtGGTGTCGAACGACGAAAAGAATTTACTAGAACCATCTATTGTGGTATCTTTGTATTTGATTTACGATAAGCTTCAAAGCGGAAGATTGCAAGTTGAACTCCTGAAGAAAGTAGCGGATCTTTTGCTAGAATCAGAGATTTCCAGCACTCAACAACGtaagtttttcaaagatattgcCTTCAAAACCCTCAATCACGATGCAGTTTTGGCCAATCGACTATTTGAGAAACTGCATAGTATTTACCCTAATGATGAGTTGGTATCCACGTacttgaactcttcatctAATGCATCCAACAATAACACTACCACGACCAACTTCTCCGAATTGGACGACTTGGTCCTAGGCATAGACACGGATAAGCTTATTAGTGAAGGATTTGATACTTTTGAGTCCAGCAAAAGACCGACCACGATTATCAGCTCAACTAACAAGAAACGTCGTACTAGATTGAAGCCCAAACATGAAGCCAAGGAAAAGTATAAGCGTCTGGATGAGGAAAGATGGTTACCTTTAAAGGACCGCAGTTATTACAGACCcaaaaagggaaagaaaattagAAATACCACTCAGGGTACTGTCACTAGTAATACTAGTGAAATAAGTGGCTTGAAAAAGACTctgccaaagaaaagttccaaaaagaaaggaagaaaatga
- a CDS encoding ribosome biogenesis protein NIP7, with protein sequence MRPLTEEETKVVFEKLANYIGRNISFLVNNKEDPHVFRLQKDRVYYVSENVAKFAGSVARQNLMSLGTCLGKFTKTGKFRLHITALEYISQYAKYKLWVKPNGEMPFLYGNNVLKAHIGKMSEDIPEHAGLVIYSMADVPLGFGVSARSTTEARNLQPTAIVAYRQGDIGEYLRDEDTLFT encoded by the coding sequence ATGAGACCTttaacagaagaagagacCAAAGTTGTCTTCGAAAAGCTAGCCAATTatattggaagaaacaTTTCCTTCCTGGTCAACAACAAAGAGGACCCTCATGTTTTTCGTCTTCAGAAGGATAGAGTCTACTATGTCAGTGAAAACGTAGCCAAGTTTGCCGGTTCTGTGGCAAGACAAAACCTTATGTCCTTAGGAACTTGTTTGGGAAAGTTCACCAAGACTGGAAAGTTTAGATTACACATCACAGCATTAGAGTACATCTCACAGTACGCAAAATACAAGCTCTGGGTCAAACCCAATGGAGAAATGCCTTTCTTATATGGAAACAATGTTCTAAAGGCTCATATTGGTAAAATGAGTGAAGATATCCCTGAACATGCTGGACTTGTGATTTATTCTATGGCCGACGTTCCTTTGGGATTTGGAGTATCTGCTAGGTCAACGACTGAAGCCAGAAATCTGCAACCCACAGCTATTGTCGCTTATAGACAGGGTGATATTGGAGAATATTTGAGAGATGAGGATACTTTGTTCACGTAA